The Penaeus vannamei isolate JL-2024 chromosome 13, ASM4276789v1, whole genome shotgun sequence genome window below encodes:
- the LOC113822247 gene encoding GON-4-like protein — protein sequence MEEPEQESGGSLKEKWENDDDKASDIDATEAEDHSQKSVKGDDGKNDEEGNPLEEEGHASGEEGEEEEEGGDGAVSNEEDVEDEEEVEEEEEDESEDEGEKGQGHSGDEDEQGVEEEEEEEDEEEGEEEEEEGDGNASEEEQGASDEEQEDEEEEIDIEGGDAEDKEADDEDGEESDGKSVAEEEEEEKEVEEEEEEDVEEEEECDDEADEQCQEEEVEDEEEEVEDEEDEELDEEEEEEEEEKGEEANAQGENENDVGHLKEHRPIKTKKIPERENTDQEEDKQSTEMKENTIKEQEQDMSGERRMEVITDLESSVAKSAETRNAVKGSASPEEKTGRNVSEQPVALEDYSGHDKSKGEEEGGLFDSPPELRQKRGAQSAEMEMGAVDTEDFPTDNLLKELHFLNASCEKPSVCKPSNIQALKTPKKQKKLEFPSPRVNEESKVPDQKDESVTRRVSKRKRKPISYNITEKRRKKSPSASKPQGQKQERNEEEQEKNQDKEWLEPINKDSDDDDGCGLTIVAQEEQPKKRKASPQKRPKKRMRTDDEGHVPQEVIELIQSGIDEVLEEKAERTHLTANHVKNIIKNVMTDENVLAMVRNTVLGLQEADASAVYEPTLTRAKTKELMMQKGAISTVNIWAGLSNSTERVKPAVYHETRALATTEFPEEDEDEEYCPDADEQLHSDDESFISTGFGSDMGSPYTPSTPQSQYTSGSRSCVNTPASSCMSTPVDQHVQPFKAPTLQQKAVQRALTFDSAVNNKEELVSQRTRSKLPLTETPLECLEMAFKPPDVTKDMYGTVVDDEEWKRFLIDFIHPLNNVEGNEDEEADPEYNILEDKEDDLDLREEMRGDRAVQISKKEINELMTELLDTLVDNGKNAPVRAHLSQQFRHKEKKYELSVPKLDQQKENVEAPTPGAIWVEVLTAKFTPKQLETLKCQMTQHVQLLLTSWLLCSGSSAMENVAEDYLNILKEVKKYEETSEYSNTYFRTVNLDAAMETIEIVKKKAVKQKIPNQERKKVTELNKFVTECILESRAFPYPKLLPTRMLHMPGPTTKAKFVPSEDVLIAMGFERYLDPKHRNTDVSRRSTKMIEAIGYTVQNMVIAKTAEQVFNRIMNIKRKASEDQPSNVIYEYLGTGVLNIPEAEPEALLPCVPCPVYDYPDDCVEGMWHRLIKEKKKYIMSLKHQEILREKAVKAKAEAEKTKQRPPPPPPVQNILIIQAPNGNTQLIIPNNIGPIVTQPNIVLPPNNISPAIIQPTTASTAAFLPISSQPLVLNMMEEATRVTNPSMGMSSALAVMPLSNESMAAANTTTTEVVGTSQWNPATATPTVTSVQTTESAATAILTPFTEQENDIHCQSSDPLQEQNTEYPDEDRPLTENGEEKDGVAEGSDGESLPDLMGEDSMQVNFEASSAICKSSDVESQSCRDTQLNKNIASTLKTTLCTPLKVNPTNTNSIPTPLLHMPSLLTTPQKIDEKGPAAVCVSFSPLKTPVISIPTPDKSLSTPEKSFAEILTPAFILDGQLQTKSHVKSLESSLSDNNSVISNVENTSAASVSAISPTKSVSSAFSENIENKSNVSAPHTNQSPQNISEKEAESGNTTPAKANSITLVTSVYQSPILSSEVRDATGSITVMNLTPKKSKPALRRISPAKILRSPIKTSPMKQVSPILRKYHRYSPKKRRNLPSSKKLSPILPKILPPRKRTLKPKPVKIPPFIQESVNTRGKNKKSSGSQSYLHNEQRQSDGDLVQMEDEMVLEADTGSEAAGEAASDSVSDTGQSKADEVQQSEEEFEEDYLEEEEEEEEEAAQEREEHLAALLKASSTIAWRRGGCDASERKLSGGGDAPGERRLNKQQRRLQARITALSSVPDTVTQDKFMAQSYLMRVREALTGKDPSLFREFLYILNEFTENQTSTPLELYGQLCELLKDFPHLTEEFVSFLLPQQAMAIGKYAQYCAIHRMRDFLEKLELQFRKQPQYIQKIIRMLQSLQNRPDFEIEDVKAAMAPLLRYPHLVECFMQCFPSQAPAPSLPSDFEDVSLDQPATPDSAENLVLPDDELNTSPDHCVCPCHVSDTRTTANATVQHGSSGSARNDHCQSCAIRFSEGRVYLQYGKTLRPARVTYCNGDSKEEKDSVAKEGGRSQGGSGGPQNDMETGSRVKSGVARKSKDTTSGESGSAVRNREGLSQVENKDKLGSNHGDKREYIDRRRHDESSEPMNDDVSSRRQENTYSRRDNSDGKCAQPKRSSNAKERNEKSDGGIGVAGAGSEKSSAQGKNNAGRGSQKTSNKKPSFLVCSPPKEVHNENAVLPSCPRTKNLQNFSSVGELLAPHVVEERQRHSSNTSGEEEQMEFSPRSQNVTQDIPNTTLNKSLTAKESQNLSHLSKASAVCSPRRSTYSENTSSSSVSLSSSVCTSGMEIIPSTVLAKDLELSSSLSLPATTLGSRSVGSSNADVPPQVQWSKDDDMRILSLVQLKGATTTAFQEIARQLPGKTFTEVQERFNALMKLMMEEAGMDDSISISSEDSYA from the exons ATGGAAGAACCAGAGCAAGAGAGTGGGGGAAGTCTTAAGGAAAAgtgggaaaatgatgatgataaagcgaGTGACATAGATGCCACAGAAGCAGAGGACCATAGTCAGAAGAGTGTGAAGGGAGATGATGGAAAGAATGATGAAGAAGGGAATCCTCTTGAAGAGGAAGGACATGcctcaggggaggagggggaagaggaagaggaaggaggtgatggtGCTGTGTCCAATGAGGAAGAtgtagaagatgaggaagaagtggaggaggaagaggaagatgagagtgaagatgaaggagaaaaaggtcaAGGTCACTCAGGAGATGAGGATGAACAgggtgtggaggaagaagaggaagaggaagatgaggaggagggggaggaagaagaggaagagggagatgggaatgcAAGTGAAGAAGAGCAAGGAGCTAGTGATGAGGagcaggaagatgaggaagaggaaattgaTATTGAAGGAGGTGATGCAGAGGATAAGGaagctgatgatgaagatggcgaAGAAAGTGATGGAAAGAGTGTtgctgaggaggaagaggaagaaaaagaagtagaggaagaagaagaggaggatgtggaggaagaagaagagtgtgATGATGAAGCTGATGAACAGTGtcaggaagaagaagtagaggatgaggaggaggaggtagaggatgaagaagatgaagagttagatgaagaggaggaggaagaagaagaggaaaaaggtgaaGAAGCAAATGcacaaggagaaaatgaaaatgatgtagGTCATCTTAAAGAACACAGACcaataaagacaaagaagattccagagagagagaatacagatcaagaggaagataaacaaagcacagaaatgaaggaaaatacaataaaagagcaagagcaagacatGAGTGGTGAAAGAAGAATGGAAGTCATCACAGATTTAGAATCCAGTGTAGCAAAGAGCGCAGAAACAAGAAATGCAGTGAAAGGCAGTGCATCCCCAGAAGAGAAAACAGGCAGAAATGTCTCAGAACAACCAGTTGCTCTTGAAGATTACAGTGGACATGACAagagtaaaggagaagaagaagggggattaTTTGATAGCCCCCCAGAGTTACGGCAGAAAAGGGGTGCACAGTCAGCAGAAATGGAGATGGGTGCAGTGGACACAGAAGACTTTCCTACCGATAATCTTCTCAAAGAACTTCATTTTCTCAATGCAAG CTGTGAGAAGCCCTCAGTTTGTAAGCCAAGCAATATCCAAGCTCTGAAGACCCCTAAGAAGCAAAAAAAACTGGAATTCCCTTCTCCTAGAGTGAATGAAGAAAGCAAGGTGCCAGACCAAAAAGATGAATCTGTTACCAGAAGGGtctcaaagaggaagagaaagc CAATCAGTTACAATATCACTGAGAAACGGAGGAAAAAGAGTCCCTCTGCATCAAAGCCCCAAGGACAAAAGCAAGAACGGaatgaggaagagcaggagaaaaacCAGGACAAAGAGTGGCTTGAACCAATTAACAAGGactcagatgatgatgatggctgtgGGCTAACTATTGTTGCACAGGAGGAGCAGCCGAAGAAGAGAAAAGCCTCACCACAGAAGCGACCTAAGAAGAGAAT GCGAACAGATGACGAAGGGCATGTACCACAGGAAGTGATTGAACTGATCCAGTCAGGGATTGATGAAGTCttagaagagaaagcagaaaggacTCACCTCACTGCAAATCATGTCAAGAACATTATCAAA AATGTAATGACTGACGAGAATGTTCTGGCCATGGTTCGTAATACAGTATTAGGGTTGCAAGAGGCTGATGCATCGGCAGTTTATGAACCTACTTTAACCCGTGCCAAGACCAA GGAGCTGATGATGCAGAAAGGAGCCATAAGTACTGTCAACATTTGGGCAGGACTTTCTAACAGCACTGAGAGAGTAAAACCAGCTGTCTACCATGAGACCCGAGCTCTGGCCACCACAGAGTTCCCTGAagaagacgaggatgaggaaTATTGCCCGGATGCAGATGAGCAG CTACACAGTGATGATGAGAGTTTTATATCAACTGGATTTGGCAGTGATATGGGCTCTCCATACACTCCATCCACCCCTCAGTCGCAGTATACTTCAGGATCTCGAAGTTGTGTCAATACGCCTGCTTCCTCTTG CATGAGCACTCCAGTTGATCAGCATGTGCAGCCCTTCAAAGCACCCACATTGCAACAGAAGGCAGTACAGAGGGCACTGACTTTTGACAGTGCAGTCAATAATAAG GAAGAACTTGTGAGTCAGCGCACAAGATCGAAACTTCCCCTGACAGAGACACCTCTAGAGTGCCTAGAGATGGCCTTCAAACCACCTGATGTGACCAAAGATATGTATGGGACAGTGGTTGATGACGAAGAGTGGAAGCGGTTCCTTATTGACTTCATTCATCCACTAA ACAATGTGGAGGGCAATGAAGATGAAGAGGCTGACCCAGAGTACAACATcctggaggataaggaggatgacTTGGACttgagggaagagatgaggggtGACCGAGCTGTCCAGATCTCAAAGAAGGAAATCAACGAGCTCATGACAGAACTCCTCGACACCCTGGTGGATAATGGCAAGAATGCTCCCGTGCGTGCCCACCTCTCGCAACAGTTCCGGCACAAGGAGAAGAAATATGAACTCAGCGTCCCCAAGCTTGaccaacagaaagaaaat GTAGAAGCCCCAACTCCTGGTGCTATTTGGGTAGAAGTCCTCACAGCAAAGTTCACACCCAAGCAATTGGAGACGCTCAAGTGTCAAATGACTCAACATGTTCAGTTACTCCTCACCTCATGGCTGCTTTGTAGTGGATCTTCTGCAATGGAAAATGTTGCTGAGGATTATCTTAATATCTTG AAAGAAGTTAAGAAGTATGAGGAGACGAGCGAGTACTCCAACACATACTTCAGGACAGTGAATTTGGATGCTGCTATGGAAActatagaaatagtaaaaaagaaagctGTGAAGCAAAAAATACCAAATCAGGAAAG GAAAAAAGTGACAGAGCTGAACAAGTTTGTGACTGAGTGCATCTTAGAGTCCAGGGCTTTCCCTTATCCAAAACTGCTACCAACACGGATGCTTCACATGCCAGGTCCTACTACAAAGGCAAAGTTTGTGCCATCAGAGGATGT GTTAATTGCCATGGGATTTGAGCGTTACCTGGACCCTAAGCACCGCAACACAGATGTCAGTCGGCGCTCAACAAAAATGATTGAGGCCATTGGCTACACAGTGCAAAACATGGTAATAGCCAAAACGGCAGAACAGGTGTTCAACAGGATTATGAATATCAAGAGAAAAGCCTCTGAAGACCAACCCTCAAATGTGATTTAC GAGTACCTGGGCACAGGTGTCCTGAATATCCCAGAGGCTGAGCCTGAGGCCTTACTGCCTTGTGTTCCCTGCCCTGTCTATGATTACCCAGATGACTGTGTGGAAGGCATGTGGCATAGACTgattaaggagaagaagaagtatatCATGAGCCTTAAGCACCAGGAAATCCTCAGGGAGAAGGCTGTCAAAGCCAAGGCAGAAGCTGAGAAGACCAAGCAGcgccctccacctccgcctcca GTTCAGAACATTTTGATTATCCAGGCACCAAATGGGAATACACAGCTTATCATACCCAACAACATTGGTCCAATTGTGACGCAGCCCAACATAGTCTTGCCACCAAACAACATTTCACCAGCCATCATTCAGCCTACCACAGCTTCCACTGCAGCTTTTCTACCCATCAGCAGCCAGCCACTTGTACTTAACATGATGGAAGAGGCAACACGTGTAACAAATCCATCTATGGGAATGAGCTCAGCATTGGCAGTCATGCCTTTATCGAATGAGTCCATGGCAGCTGCAAACACAACTACAACAGAGGTTGTAGGAACTAGTCAGTGGAATCCAGCCACTGCCACTCCAACAGTGACATCAGTTCAGACAACAGAGAGTGCTGCTACAGCAATCTTAACACCCTTCACAGAGCAAGAGAATGATATCCATTGCCAAAGCAGTGATCCTTTGCAAGAACAGAATACAGAATATCCAGATGAAGACAGGCCTCTAACAgaaaatggggaggagaaagacggagtaGCTGAAGGTAGTGATGGTGAGTCACTACCAGACTTAATGGGTGAAGACAGCATGCAAGTAAATTTTGAAGCCTCATCAGCCATCTGTAAGTCTTCAGATGTTGAGAGTCAGTCATGTAGAGACACCCAGTTGAACAAAAATATCGCCTCAACATTGAAAACCACTTTATGCACTCCTCTGAAGGTGAATCCCACTAACACAAATAGTatacctactcctcttctccacaTGCCCTCTCTGTTAACCACACCACAAAAGATAGATGAAAAGGGACCagcagctgtgtgtgtgtctttttctcctcTTAAGACCCCAGTCATATCCATCCCTACACCTGACAAGTCCCTTTCAACACCAGAGAAAAGCTTTGCAGAAATCCTTACACCAGCATTCATACTTGATGGACAGTTGCAAACAAAATCACATGTTAAATCATTAGAGTCATCACTATCGGATAATAATAGTGTAATTAGTAATGTGGAAAATACATCTGCTGCTAGTGTATCTGCAATTAGTCCTACAAAAAGTGTTTCAAGTGCTTTCAGTGAGAACATAGAAAACAAAAGTAATGTGTCTGCACCACACACAAATCAAAGCCCACAAAATATCAGTGAAAAGGAAGCTGAATCTGGAAACACTACACCTGCAAAGGCAAACAGTATAACCTTAGTTACTTCAGTCTATCAGAGCCCTATTCTGTCATCTGAAGTACGGGATGCAACAGGTTCCATAACAGTAATGAACCTCACTCCAAAGAAATCAAAACCTGCACTTAGAAGAATCTCTCCGGCCAAGATTCTTCGGTCCCCCATAAAGACATCCCCCATGAAACAAGTCTCTCCCATTCTGAGAAAGTACCATAGATATTCCCCCAAGAAGCGCAGGAATTTGCCCAGCAGCAAAAAGCTTTCTCCAATTCTTCCTAAGATT ctTCCCCCAAGGAAAAGAACATTAAAACCAAAACCTGTTAAGATACCGCCATTTATTCAGGAATCAGTTAATAcaagagggaagaacaagaagagttCAGG CTCTCAGAGCTACCTGCACAATGAACAGAGACAATCTGATGGAGACCTGGTCCAGATGGAAGACGAGATGGTTCTGGAAGCAGACACAGGAAGTGAGGCTGCAGGGGAGGCAGCGAGTGATAGTGTCAGTGACACAGGGCAGTCCAAAGCAGATGAAGTTCAGCAGTCAGAGGAGGAGTTTGAAGAAGATTacttggaagaagaagaggaggaggaggaagaggcagcccAG GAACGAGAGGAGCACCTTGCAGCTCTCCTGAAAGCCTCTTCAACCATTGCATGGCGAAGGGGTGGATGCGATGCCTCAGAGAGAAAGCTCAGTGGGGGGGGAGATGCCCCAGGAGAAAGGAGGCTCAACAAACAACAGCGAAGGTTGCAAGCTCGTATCACAGCCCTTTCAAGTGTGCCTGATACTGTTACACAAGACAAAT TTATGGCGCAGAGCTACCTTATGAGAGTGCGGGAGGCACTGACAGGGAAGGATCCCTCATTGTTCAGGGAGTTTCTCTATATCCTTAATGAATTTACTGAGAATCAAACCAGCACCCCCCTTGAGCTGTATGGGCAGCTGTGTGAG CTTTTGAAGGATTTCCCGCATCTCACAGAGGAGTTTGTGTCTTTTCTGCTCCCCCAGCAAGCCATGGCAATAGGCAAATACGCTCAATACTGTGCTATTCACCGTATGAGGGACTTCTTAGAGAAGCTGGAG CTGCAGTTCCGCAAACAGCCTCAGTATATCCAGAAGATCATCCGGATGCTCCAGTCACTCCAGAATCGGCCAGACTTTGAGATTGAAGATGTGAAGGCTGCCATGGCCCCTTTGCTAAGATATCCACATCTTGTCGAGTGTTTCATGCAGTGCTTCCCCTCACAAGCTCCAGCACCCAG TCTACCCAGTGACTTTGAAGATGTGTCATTGGACCAACCGGCCACACCAGACAGTGCAGAGAACCTGGTATTGCCTGATGATGAACTGAACACATCACCTGATCATTGTGTTTGTCCTTGCCATGTCTCTGATACTCGCACCACAGCCAATGCAACAGTACAGCATGGCTCCTCTGGCTCAGCTCGCAATGATCACTGTCAGTCCTGTGCTATAAGG TTTTCTGAGGGAAGAGTTTACCTTCAGTATGGCAAGACATTACGTCCAGCGAGGGTCACTTACTGCAATGGAGACTCCAAGGAAGAAAAGGACAGTGTGGCAAAGGAAGGAGGCAGATCCCAAGGTGGTAGTGGAGGTCCTCAGAATGATATGGAAACAGGCAGCAGAGTAAAGAGTGGTGTGGCAAGAAAGTCGAAGGACACTACTAGTGGTGAAAGTGGCTCAGCCGTGAGAAACAGGGAAGGGCTTAGTCAGgtggaaaacaaagataaattggGATCTAATCATGGTGATAAAAGAGAATATATTGATAGGAGAAGACATGATGAATCATCAGAACCCATGAATGATGATGTATCAAGTAGGAGACAGGAAAACACTTACAGTAGGAGAGATAATTCTGATGGCAAGTGTGCTCAACCAAAGAGAAGTTCTAATGCtaaggaaaggaatgagaaaagtgATGGAGGGATTGGGGTTGCTGGTGCTGGCTCTGAAAAATCATCAGCTCAGGGGAAGAATAATGCTGGTCGCGGTTCCCAGAAAACGAGTAATAAGAAACCTTCCTTCCTTGTGTGCTCTCCACCAAAAGAGGTCCATAATGAGAATGCTGTCTTGCCTTCATGCCCAAGAACAAAGAACTTACAGAACTTCAGCTCTGTTGGAGAACTCTTAGCTCCACATGtggtagaagagagacaaagacatagtTCGAATACTTCAGGTGAGGAAGAACAAATGGAGTTTAGTCCTAGATCTCAGAATGTGACTCAGGACATACCCAACACAACCTTAAACAAGAGTTTGACAGCCAAAGAGAGTCAGAATTTGAGTCATTTGTCAAAAGCTTCTGCAGTGTGTAGCCCACGAAGGTCCACGTACTCAGAGAATACATCTTCGTCTTCCGTGTCCTTGTCATCTTCAGTTTGTACTTCAGGCATGGAGATTATACCCTCGACTGTCCTAGCCAAGGACCTAGAATTGTCCTCTTCACTGTCACTCCCTGCAACAACTTTAGGGAGCAGAAGTGTAGGTTCATCCAATGCAGATGTCCCTCCACAAGTGCAGTGGAGCAAAGATGATGATATGAGAATTTTATCCTTGGTGCAGCTGAAAGGAGCTACTACCACTGCCTTTCAAGAAATTGCTAGGCAGTTACCAGGGAAAACCTTTACTGAG gtGCAAGAACGCTTCAATGCGTTGATGAAACTGATGATGGAAGAGGCCGGCATGGATGACTCCATATCCATCAGCAGTGAAGACAGCTATGCGTGA